A part of Lycium ferocissimum isolate CSIRO_LF1 unplaced genomic scaffold, AGI_CSIRO_Lferr_CH_V1 ctg3559, whole genome shotgun sequence genomic DNA contains:
- the LOC132044105 gene encoding F-box/FBD/LRR-repeat protein At1g13570-like isoform X1 produces the protein MAMTDSGNILAVGGDELDRLTDLPINVIHQIQDHMSIGDAARMSVLSRTCRYIWASNPKLVFDTKFCTKRTSSNTIDMINTILLQHHGAIKIFLLDIPSIHSSQHSVVDRWMLFLSRNGLVDLVIENRNNVNAPYKLPSYVYSVALERLALLNCIFKPPCHFQGFHMLKWLDLRLVAFELDAATSSLWMPNLENLGFIFCSGLHFLNIYAPKLLVLCLYGCGADTLNRQDKAMKLTDLIISSSPNLSGLTLGRYFLKFFASGTKAESLPTRLTRLRCLFIWDYDFDSEDQLFALLSILRSSPNLKTLQFLTLLQWKEGDMEVDVNNFQGPDYGSQRLNNFQILQINKFRGSRAELLFIRFILVSAPLLRKAILLVDTSLNESQSLKISQELMRFPRASPKSEIIFEPWSIERARLSLA, from the exons ATGGCGATGACAGATAGCGGTAACATACTTGCAGTTGGAGGGGACGAACTAGATAGACTTACGGATCTTCCTATTAATGTCATACACCAGATTCAGGATCACATGTCCATTGGGGACGCTGCAAGAATGAGTGTTTTGTCGAGAACGTGTAGATATATTTGGGCTTCAAACCCGAAGCTCGTATTTGATACAAAGTTTTGCACAAAGAGAACGTCATCAAATACAATAGACATGATTAACACAATTCTATTGCAGCACCATGGAGCCATTAAGATATTCCTCCTGGATATTCCAAGTATTCATTCTTCTCAGCATTCAGTTGTTGACCGATGGATGCTATTTTTGTCAAGAAACGGCCTCGTGGATCTAGTTATTGAAAATCGAAACAATGTCAATGCTCCTTACAAATTGCCTTCCTATGTGTACAGTGTGGCACTAGAACGTTTGGCCTTGTTGAACTGCATTTTCAAGCCGCCATGCCATTTTCAGGGTTTCCACATGCTCAAATGGCTTGACCTTAGACTAGTTGCCTTTGAATTAGATGCTGCCACTTCTTCCCTCTGGATGCCAAACCTTGAGAATCTGGGTTTTATATTCTGCAGCGGGCTTCATTTCTTGAATATATATGCCCCAAAACTTCTTGTTTTGTGTCTCTATGGCTGTGGCGCCGACACCCTAAACAGACAAGATAAAGCAATGAAATTGACAGATCTCATCATCAGCAGCTCGCCTAACCTTAGTGGTCTTACACTGGGCAGATACTTCCTCAAG TTTTTTGCTTCTGGTACTAAAGCAGAGAGTCTTCCCACTCGCCTCACCAGATTGAGATGTCTCTTTATTTGGGATTATGATTTTGACAGTGAAGATCAATTATTTGCCCTTCTAAGCATTCTTAGAAGTTCTCCCAATTTGAAGACACTTCAATTTCTT ACGTTGCTCCAGTGGAAGGAAGGTGACATGGAAGTGGATGTAAATAATTTTCAAGGACCAGACTACGGTTCTCAACGACTCAATAACTTTCAAATATTGCAAATAAACAAATTCCGTGGTTCAAGAGCTGAATTGCTTTTTATAAGGTTTATACTAGTCTCTGCCCCTTTACTCCGGAAGGCCATCCTTTTGGTAGATACAAGTTTGAATGAAAGCCAATCCTTGAAGATCTCACAAGAGTTGATGCGGTTCCCTCGGGCATCTCCTAAATCAGAAATAATATTCGAACCATGGTCAATAGAACGAGCCAGGCTATCACTAGCGTAG
- the LOC132044105 gene encoding F-box/FBD/LRR-repeat protein At1g13570-like isoform X2: protein MAMTDSGNILAVGGDELDRLTDLPINVIHQIQDHMSIGDAARMSVLSRTCRYIWASNPKLVFDTKFCTKRTSSNTIDMINTILLQHHGAIKIFLLDIPSIHSSQHSVVDRWMLFLSRNGLVDLVIENRNNVNAPYKLPSYVYSVALERLALLNCIFKPPCHFQGFHMLKWLDLRLVAFELDAATSSLWMPNLENLGFIFCSGLHFLNIYAPKLLVLCLYGCGADTLNRQDKAMKLTDLIISSSPNLSGLTLGRYFLKFFASGTKAESLPTRLTRLRCLFIWDYDFDSEDQLFALLSILRSSPNLKTLQFLEGDMEVDVNNFQGPDYGSQRLNNFQILQINKFRGSRAELLFIRFILVSAPLLRKAILLVDTSLNESQSLKISQELMRFPRASPKSEIIFEPWSIERARLSLA, encoded by the exons ATGGCGATGACAGATAGCGGTAACATACTTGCAGTTGGAGGGGACGAACTAGATAGACTTACGGATCTTCCTATTAATGTCATACACCAGATTCAGGATCACATGTCCATTGGGGACGCTGCAAGAATGAGTGTTTTGTCGAGAACGTGTAGATATATTTGGGCTTCAAACCCGAAGCTCGTATTTGATACAAAGTTTTGCACAAAGAGAACGTCATCAAATACAATAGACATGATTAACACAATTCTATTGCAGCACCATGGAGCCATTAAGATATTCCTCCTGGATATTCCAAGTATTCATTCTTCTCAGCATTCAGTTGTTGACCGATGGATGCTATTTTTGTCAAGAAACGGCCTCGTGGATCTAGTTATTGAAAATCGAAACAATGTCAATGCTCCTTACAAATTGCCTTCCTATGTGTACAGTGTGGCACTAGAACGTTTGGCCTTGTTGAACTGCATTTTCAAGCCGCCATGCCATTTTCAGGGTTTCCACATGCTCAAATGGCTTGACCTTAGACTAGTTGCCTTTGAATTAGATGCTGCCACTTCTTCCCTCTGGATGCCAAACCTTGAGAATCTGGGTTTTATATTCTGCAGCGGGCTTCATTTCTTGAATATATATGCCCCAAAACTTCTTGTTTTGTGTCTCTATGGCTGTGGCGCCGACACCCTAAACAGACAAGATAAAGCAATGAAATTGACAGATCTCATCATCAGCAGCTCGCCTAACCTTAGTGGTCTTACACTGGGCAGATACTTCCTCAAG TTTTTTGCTTCTGGTACTAAAGCAGAGAGTCTTCCCACTCGCCTCACCAGATTGAGATGTCTCTTTATTTGGGATTATGATTTTGACAGTGAAGATCAATTATTTGCCCTTCTAAGCATTCTTAGAAGTTCTCCCAATTTGAAGACACTTCAATTTCTT GAAGGTGACATGGAAGTGGATGTAAATAATTTTCAAGGACCAGACTACGGTTCTCAACGACTCAATAACTTTCAAATATTGCAAATAAACAAATTCCGTGGTTCAAGAGCTGAATTGCTTTTTATAAGGTTTATACTAGTCTCTGCCCCTTTACTCCGGAAGGCCATCCTTTTGGTAGATACAAGTTTGAATGAAAGCCAATCCTTGAAGATCTCACAAGAGTTGATGCGGTTCCCTCGGGCATCTCCTAAATCAGAAATAATATTCGAACCATGGTCAATAGAACGAGCCAGGCTATCACTAGCGTAG
- the LOC132044106 gene encoding F-box/FBD/LRR-repeat protein At1g13570-like, which translates to MAMTDSGNILAVGGDELDRLTDLPINVIHQIQDHMSIEDAARMSVLSRTWRYIWASNPKLVLDTQFFTKRTPSDIIDIISTILLQHQGAIKSFLVDISKIHSSQHSVVDEWMLPLSRNGLMDLSIENQNSGNAPYKLPSCVYGVGLESLVLSNCIFMPPCSFRGFHKLKRLHLMQVSFELDVATSSLWMPNLEKLSLTLCSGLRFLNIYAPKVLSLTLLACGTDPLNMGPFMDSEKLQIFSIVSLNRQDKAVKLTDLLSSWPNLSLLITTKNLLKSDLQKPTSMSGIKKRPHEVTTFACNLAKHRKSSTLESRMLVTSRFVPITANKGPVL; encoded by the exons ATGGCGATGACAGATAGCGGTAACATACTTGCAGTTGGAGGGGATGAACTCGATAGACTTACGGATCTTCCTATTAATGTCATACACCAGATTCAGGATCACATGTCTATTGAGGATGCTGCAAGAATGAGTGTTCTGTCCAGAACGTGGAGATATATTTGGGCTTCAAACCCGAAGCTCGTATTAGATACACAGTTTTTCACAAAGAGAACACCATCAGACATAATAGACATCATTAGTACAATTCTGTTGCAGCACCAAGGAGCCATTAAGTCATTCCTTGTGGATATTTCAAAAATACATTCTTCGCAGCACTCAGTAGTCGATGAATGGATGCTACCGTTGTCAAGAAACGGTCTCATGGATCTCTCTATTGAGAATCAGAACAGTGGCAATGCCCCTTATAAATTGCCTTCCTGTGTGTACGGTGTGGGACTAGAAAGTTTGGTCCTGTCGAACTGCATTTTCATGCCGCCGTGCAGTTTTAGGGGTTTCCACAAGCTCAAACGGCTTCACCTTATGCAGGTTTCCTTTGAATTAGACGTTGCAACTTCTTCCCTCTGGATGCCAAACCTTGAGAAACTAAGCTTAACACTCTGTAGTGGTCTTCGTTTCTTGAATATATATGCCCCAAAAGTTCTTTCGTTAACTCTCCTTGCATGTGGCACCGACCCACTAAACATGGGTCCTTTCATGGACTCTGAGAAGTTGCAAATATTTTCCATTGTATCACTAAACAGACAAGATAAAGCAGTGAAATTGACAGATCTTCTCAGCAGCTGGCCTAACCTTAGTTTACTTATCACTACTAAAAACCTGCTGAAAAGCGACCTACAAAAACCGACCTCAATGAGTGGGATAAAAAaacgacctcatgag GTTACTACATTTGCTTGCAATTTGGCAAAACATCGGAAATCTTCAACTTTGGAGTCAAGGATGCTTGTTACATCTAGGTTTGTACCTATAACTGCAAATAAAGGACCTGTTCTTTAG